A region from the Catellatospora sp. TT07R-123 genome encodes:
- a CDS encoding extracellular solute-binding protein — protein sequence MDHPLPGTANRRTFLTLVGLGAVAAASGGALAGCTEKAADTGSAAEVDKLSAVLPKFKPLDLVQPDIKGTSPVANGFTKYPANLVGAITDKPGRGSTITTMTPYWGTVPKGPGQNAYVDAINTELGAIVTPGIQDGNTYADKLNTIMGARDIPDVLCIPSWEIGKIPNFSDAAKALFEDLTDHLSGDKALPYAMLANLPTVAWSNAVWNQRLMAVPWPTDGPYPWALFYRKDLTDGLGATIPKTADELYAFGKAVTNADKGVWAFNDIQAMVEMIFRVPGAKEGWRSKGGKVEFKYETEEFKAALEFLVKIFKDGLVHPEVVASKGADAKLLFSGGKIVMIQDGVGAWLGMQAEQQKVTPAFNMQPVPFFAADGGKPLVHGSGDPIFFTFVKKGLGKEKTEEILRVLNYIAAPLGTKEFQLIEYGVEGTHFTKGADGWPAGNDLLGKEKADQFRFLAGTAPTIKFDARVPGFVTDLINWGNAAVQHIEVDPWRGIKLEMPAGYVKVKQPTEDKITDIVRGRRPLSDLDTVLKEWRDGGGEDGRAFMAKALSDAGR from the coding sequence GTGGACCACCCCCTCCCGGGCACGGCGAACCGGCGGACGTTCCTCACCCTGGTGGGGTTGGGAGCGGTCGCCGCCGCCAGCGGCGGCGCTCTGGCCGGCTGCACCGAGAAGGCGGCCGACACCGGCTCGGCGGCGGAGGTCGACAAGCTGTCGGCCGTGCTGCCCAAGTTCAAGCCGCTCGACCTGGTGCAGCCCGACATCAAGGGCACCTCGCCGGTCGCCAACGGCTTCACGAAGTACCCGGCGAACCTGGTCGGGGCGATCACCGACAAGCCCGGTCGCGGCAGCACCATCACCACGATGACGCCGTACTGGGGGACCGTGCCGAAGGGGCCGGGCCAGAACGCGTACGTCGACGCGATCAACACGGAGCTGGGCGCGATCGTCACGCCGGGCATCCAGGACGGCAACACGTACGCCGACAAGCTCAACACCATCATGGGCGCCCGGGACATCCCCGACGTGCTGTGCATCCCGAGCTGGGAGATCGGCAAGATCCCCAACTTCTCGGACGCGGCCAAGGCGCTGTTCGAGGACCTGACCGACCACCTGTCCGGTGACAAGGCGCTGCCGTACGCGATGCTGGCGAACCTGCCGACGGTGGCCTGGTCGAACGCGGTGTGGAACCAGCGGCTGATGGCGGTGCCGTGGCCGACCGACGGCCCGTACCCGTGGGCGCTGTTCTACCGCAAGGACCTCACCGACGGGCTCGGGGCGACGATCCCGAAGACCGCCGACGAGCTGTACGCGTTCGGCAAGGCGGTCACCAACGCCGACAAGGGCGTGTGGGCCTTCAACGACATCCAGGCCATGGTTGAGATGATCTTCCGGGTGCCGGGCGCGAAGGAGGGCTGGCGCAGCAAGGGCGGCAAGGTCGAGTTCAAGTACGAGACCGAGGAGTTCAAGGCCGCGCTGGAGTTCCTGGTCAAGATCTTCAAGGACGGACTGGTCCACCCCGAGGTCGTCGCCAGCAAGGGTGCCGACGCGAAGCTGCTGTTCAGCGGCGGCAAGATCGTGATGATCCAGGACGGGGTGGGCGCCTGGCTCGGCATGCAGGCCGAGCAGCAGAAGGTGACCCCGGCCTTCAACATGCAGCCGGTGCCGTTCTTCGCCGCCGACGGCGGCAAGCCGCTGGTGCACGGCTCGGGCGACCCGATCTTCTTCACCTTCGTCAAGAAGGGCCTCGGCAAGGAGAAGACCGAGGAGATCCTGCGCGTGCTGAACTACATCGCGGCGCCGCTGGGCACCAAGGAGTTCCAGCTCATCGAGTACGGCGTCGAGGGCACCCACTTCACCAAGGGCGCCGACGGCTGGCCGGCCGGAAACGACCTGCTCGGCAAGGAGAAGGCCGACCAGTTCCGGTTCCTGGCGGGCACCGCGCCGACCATCAAGTTCGACGCGCGGGTTCCCGGCTTCGTCACCGACCTGATCAACTGGGGGAACGCCGCCGTCCAGCACATCGAGGTGGACCCGTGGCGCGGGATCAAGCTGGAGATGCCGGCGGGTTATGTGAAGGTGAAGCAGCCGACCGAGGACAAGATCACGGACATCGTCCGGGGGCGCCGTCCGCTGTCCGACCTCGACACGGTGCTCAAGGAGTGGCGTGACGGCGGCGGCGAGGACGGCCGGGCCTTCATGGCGAAGGCGCTGAGCGACGCGGGCCGATGA
- a CDS encoding sugar ABC transporter permease has product MSTTEAAGSVQARPLPVPPAEAARATPRRRSSFAARWRRDRTLLLMTAPAALLLLVFHYLPTLGNVVAFKDYDQWSGDTAVEAIANSPWIGFTNFAELFRDSQFWDALRNTLAITSFQLVFFFPLPIALAILLNSVVSRRLRSFIQTVVYLPHFFSWVLVVTFFVQMLGGAGLLAQVLRDHGVQPWDVMTDPHTFIVLVSTESLWKDVGWGTIVFLAALTSIDQSLYEAAASDGAGRWRRLWHVTLPGLRPVVILLLILQLGNSLSVGFEQFILQRNAVGRQAAEVLDTYVYYLGLVTQDYGVGAAAGLFKAAIGLVLILIANRLAHRFGGQGVFTRS; this is encoded by the coding sequence GTGAGCACTACAGAGGCGGCCGGGTCTGTGCAGGCCCGGCCCCTTCCCGTACCCCCGGCTGAGGCGGCGCGGGCGACCCCGCGCCGCCGCAGCTCCTTCGCCGCCCGCTGGCGGCGCGACCGGACCCTGCTGCTGATGACGGCGCCCGCGGCGCTGCTGCTGCTGGTGTTCCACTACCTCCCCACGCTGGGCAACGTCGTGGCCTTCAAGGACTACGACCAGTGGTCCGGCGACACCGCGGTCGAGGCGATCGCCAACAGCCCGTGGATCGGCTTCACCAACTTCGCCGAGCTGTTCCGCGACTCGCAGTTCTGGGACGCGCTGCGCAACACGCTGGCGATCACCTCGTTCCAGCTGGTGTTCTTCTTCCCGCTGCCGATCGCGCTGGCGATCCTGCTCAACAGCGTGGTGTCGCGGCGGCTGCGCTCGTTCATCCAGACCGTGGTCTACCTGCCGCACTTCTTCAGCTGGGTGCTGGTGGTCACGTTCTTCGTGCAGATGCTGGGCGGTGCGGGCCTGCTGGCGCAGGTGCTGCGCGACCACGGCGTGCAGCCGTGGGACGTGATGACCGACCCGCACACGTTCATCGTGCTGGTCAGCACCGAGTCGCTGTGGAAGGACGTCGGCTGGGGCACCATCGTGTTCCTGGCCGCGCTCACCTCGATCGACCAGAGCCTGTACGAGGCGGCCGCCTCCGACGGCGCCGGCCGCTGGCGGCGGCTGTGGCACGTGACCCTGCCCGGCCTGCGGCCGGTCGTCATCCTGCTGCTGATCCTCCAGCTGGGCAACTCGCTGTCGGTCGGCTTCGAGCAGTTCATCCTGCAGCGCAACGCGGTCGGGCGGCAGGCGGCCGAGGTGCTCGACACCTACGTGTACTACCTGGGCCTGGTGACCCAGGACTACGGCGTCGGCGCCGCGGCCGGCCTGTTCAAGGCCGCCATCGGCCTGGTGCTGATCCTGATCGCCAACCGGCTCGCGCACCGCTTCGGCGGGCAGGGGGTGTTCACCCGATCATGA
- the xylB gene encoding xylulokinase, with the protein MTLVAGVDSSTQSCKVVVRDADTGALVRQGRAAHPDGTSCPPDAWWAALQTAIADAGGLADVAAISVGGQQHGMVCLDDSGAVVRDALLWNDTRSAGDAADLVTELGGGQAWADAVGSVPVASFTVTKLRWLARNEAANAARTAAVCLPHDWLTWQLAGARSLDALATDRSDASGTGYWSPATGEYRRDLLKLALGKDVLLPRVLGPADRAGTTPAGQALGPGAGDNAAAALGAGAAPGDVIVSIGTSGTVFSVAAAPAADPTGAVAGFADASGHFLPLVCTLNAARVLDSAAAMLRVDHAELSRLALTAPAGSDGLVLVPYLEGERTPNKPDATGSLHGLTLGSSTAAHLARAAVEGLLCALADGLDALRAQGAQVERVILVGGGARSEALRQIAPTVFGCPVLVPPPGEYVADGAARQAAWITTGVQPAWELDGLTRYDADPVPAVRARYADARDHTLTRSA; encoded by the coding sequence ATGACACTGGTCGCCGGTGTCGACTCGTCGACGCAGTCCTGCAAGGTCGTCGTACGCGACGCCGACACCGGCGCGCTGGTGCGCCAGGGCCGCGCGGCCCACCCCGACGGCACCAGCTGCCCACCCGACGCGTGGTGGGCGGCGCTGCAGACCGCGATCGCCGACGCCGGCGGCCTCGCCGACGTCGCGGCGATCTCGGTCGGCGGGCAGCAGCACGGCATGGTCTGCCTCGACGACTCCGGCGCCGTCGTCCGCGACGCGCTGCTGTGGAACGACACCCGCTCCGCGGGCGACGCCGCCGACCTCGTCACCGAGCTCGGCGGCGGCCAGGCCTGGGCCGACGCCGTCGGCAGCGTCCCGGTCGCGTCGTTCACCGTCACCAAGCTGCGCTGGCTGGCCCGCAACGAGGCCGCCAACGCCGCCCGCACCGCCGCCGTGTGCCTGCCGCACGACTGGCTGACCTGGCAGCTCGCCGGCGCCCGGAGCCTGGACGCGCTGGCCACCGACCGCAGCGACGCCTCCGGCACCGGCTACTGGTCCCCGGCCACCGGCGAATACCGCCGCGACCTGCTGAAGCTCGCCCTCGGCAAGGACGTGCTGCTGCCGCGCGTGCTCGGACCCGCCGACCGGGCGGGCACCACCCCGGCCGGGCAGGCGCTCGGGCCCGGCGCCGGTGACAACGCGGCCGCCGCGCTGGGCGCCGGCGCCGCCCCCGGCGACGTCATCGTCTCCATCGGCACCTCCGGCACGGTCTTCTCCGTCGCCGCGGCCCCCGCCGCCGACCCGACCGGCGCGGTCGCCGGGTTCGCCGACGCCAGCGGCCACTTCCTGCCGCTGGTCTGCACCCTCAACGCCGCGCGCGTGCTGGACTCGGCCGCCGCGATGCTGCGCGTCGACCACGCCGAGCTGTCCCGGCTGGCGCTGACCGCACCGGCGGGCAGCGACGGGCTCGTGCTGGTGCCGTACCTGGAGGGTGAGCGCACCCCGAACAAGCCCGACGCCACCGGCAGCCTGCACGGCCTCACGCTGGGCAGCTCCACCGCCGCGCACCTGGCCCGCGCCGCGGTCGAGGGCCTGCTCTGCGCGCTGGCCGACGGCCTCGACGCGCTGCGCGCCCAGGGTGCGCAGGTCGAGCGGGTCATCCTGGTCGGCGGCGGCGCCCGCTCCGAGGCGCTGCGCCAGATCGCCCCGACCGTGTTCGGCTGCCCGGTGCTGGTCCCGCCGCCCGGCGAGTACGTCGCCGACGGCGCCGCCCGCCAGGCAGCCTGGATCACCACCGGCGTCCAGCCCGCGTGGGAGCTCGACGGCCTCACCCGCTACGACGCCGACCCGGTCCCCGCCGTCCGCGCCCGCTACGCCGACGCCCGCGACCACACCCTCACCCGGTCGGCCTGA
- a CDS encoding TIM-barrel domain-containing protein, whose product MPFRPPLVAHEYFSADPPELPRRSPGEPGPEAVVRAELTGKDSTGVTLRAYTATGTALHLQLSAAGEGILRVRLSDDPAARTRSARVLPLTQPDPGAVATVVAADNSISVTAGALTAHAVLSPWSLSFQDTVTGRELLRSDPGLVDISGRLRNLPLGCSRVDGRIVAYHESFTLPADEVLTGTGERFTALNLRGQRPVMWNFDAFGSESDRAYKNVPFYQSSRGYGLVVDSGLPVEYDFGAATGSVTQLLVPDDALDYYVLAGPTPAAVLDRFDALTCRPQCPPKWAFGSWISSGFCRDSQEQVLARAATIRAHGIPCDVLHLDTYWQPDGRWSELRWDPETFPDPEGMLATLHEQGFRVCVWMNPYLSHHSDRFTEAAERGFLLRRADGEVYVADSWHGSFPPGGIVDFTNPEAVAWFQDLLRPIARQGVDVFKTDFAEGVPADAVAHNGMTGTELHNVYSLLYNDAVMAVTREVHGHGMVWARSSYLGGQRHAAQWGGDTMCSYPALASSLNGGLAHGMSGVPYWSHDSGGFCGTPSDDLYLRWAQFGALSPLLRFHGTTTREPWRFPAVEAATIEALKLRYRLLPYLYSAALRAQATGEPIMRALAVDSPADPASWRAEHQYRLGADLLVAPMISETQRRDVYLPPSGSGGWVCWWTGEVYPDTTTMAVAPALDRVPLYVRRHALIPTTDPAEHVADGPWQRVTLLSFGGGDATCELLDDDYASTVIAHRSGDTLAVTIVGPARLHAIAFPDTAGCTPPATVLVNGVEAPLSTVDGLLTASLAPGD is encoded by the coding sequence ATGCCTTTTCGCCCGCCGCTGGTGGCGCACGAGTACTTCTCCGCCGACCCGCCCGAGCTGCCGCGCCGCTCCCCCGGCGAACCCGGACCCGAGGCGGTCGTGCGCGCCGAGCTGACCGGCAAGGACTCGACCGGGGTGACCCTGCGGGCGTACACCGCGACCGGAACCGCCCTGCACCTCCAGCTCAGCGCCGCCGGTGAGGGCATCCTGCGGGTACGGCTGAGCGACGACCCCGCCGCGCGCACCCGCTCCGCGCGGGTGCTGCCGCTGACCCAGCCCGACCCCGGCGCGGTGGCCACCGTGGTGGCCGCCGACAACAGCATCAGCGTCACCGCCGGCGCGCTCACCGCCCATGCGGTGCTCAGCCCCTGGTCACTGTCCTTCCAGGACACGGTAACCGGGCGCGAGCTGCTGCGCAGCGACCCGGGCCTGGTCGACATCTCGGGACGGCTGCGCAACCTGCCCCTGGGCTGCTCGCGCGTGGACGGCCGGATCGTGGCGTACCACGAAAGTTTCACGCTGCCCGCCGACGAGGTGCTGACCGGAACGGGCGAGCGCTTCACCGCGCTGAACCTGCGCGGGCAGCGGCCGGTGATGTGGAACTTCGACGCCTTCGGCAGCGAGTCCGACCGGGCGTACAAGAACGTGCCGTTCTACCAGTCCAGCCGCGGCTACGGCCTGGTCGTCGACTCCGGCCTGCCCGTCGAGTACGACTTCGGCGCCGCCACCGGCAGCGTCACCCAGCTGCTCGTCCCCGACGACGCGCTCGACTACTACGTCCTGGCCGGGCCGACCCCGGCGGCGGTGCTGGACCGGTTCGACGCGCTCACCTGCCGCCCGCAGTGCCCGCCGAAGTGGGCCTTCGGCTCCTGGATCTCGTCGGGCTTCTGCCGCGACAGCCAGGAGCAGGTGCTCGCCCGCGCGGCCACCATCCGCGCACACGGCATCCCCTGCGACGTGCTGCACCTGGACACCTACTGGCAGCCCGACGGCCGGTGGTCGGAGCTGCGCTGGGACCCCGAGACCTTCCCCGACCCCGAGGGCATGCTGGCCACCCTGCACGAGCAGGGCTTCCGGGTCTGCGTATGGATGAACCCGTACCTGTCGCACCACTCCGACCGGTTCACCGAGGCGGCCGAGCGCGGCTTCCTGCTGCGCCGGGCCGACGGCGAGGTGTACGTCGCCGACTCCTGGCACGGGTCGTTCCCGCCCGGCGGCATCGTCGACTTCACCAACCCCGAGGCGGTCGCCTGGTTCCAGGACCTGCTGCGGCCGATCGCCCGGCAGGGCGTGGACGTGTTCAAGACCGACTTCGCCGAGGGCGTGCCCGCCGACGCGGTGGCCCACAACGGCATGACCGGCACCGAGCTGCACAACGTGTACTCGCTGCTCTACAACGACGCCGTGATGGCGGTGACCCGCGAGGTGCACGGGCACGGCATGGTCTGGGCACGCTCGTCGTACCTCGGCGGCCAGCGGCACGCGGCGCAGTGGGGCGGGGACACGATGTGCTCGTACCCGGCGCTGGCGTCCTCGCTCAACGGCGGGCTGGCGCACGGCATGTCGGGGGTGCCGTACTGGTCGCACGACAGCGGCGGCTTCTGCGGCACGCCCAGCGACGACCTCTACCTGCGCTGGGCCCAGTTCGGCGCGCTGTCGCCGCTGCTGCGCTTCCACGGCACCACCACCCGCGAGCCGTGGCGGTTCCCGGCCGTCGAGGCGGCCACCATCGAGGCGCTGAAGCTGCGCTACCGGCTGCTGCCGTACCTGTACTCGGCGGCGCTGCGGGCGCAGGCGACCGGTGAGCCGATCATGCGGGCGCTCGCCGTCGACTCCCCCGCCGACCCGGCCTCGTGGCGCGCCGAGCACCAGTACCGGCTCGGCGCGGACCTGCTGGTCGCCCCGATGATCAGCGAGACGCAGCGGCGCGACGTGTACCTGCCGCCGTCTGGCAGTGGCGGCTGGGTGTGCTGGTGGACCGGCGAGGTCTACCCCGACACCACCACCATGGCCGTCGCCCCGGCCCTGGACCGCGTCCCCCTGTACGTCCGCCGCCACGCCCTGATCCCCACCACCGACCCGGCCGAGCACGTGGCCGACGGACCGTGGCAGCGGGTGACCCTGCTGAGCTTCGGCGGGGGCGACGCGACCTGCGAACTCCTCGACGACGATTACGCAAGCACTGTCATCGCGCACCGGTCGGGGGATACTCTCGCGGTGACGATCGTGGGGCCTGCCCGCCTGCACGCGATCGCCTTCCCCGACACAGCCGGGTGCACCCCGCCTGCCACGGTGCTCGTCAACGGTGTCGAGGCACCGCTGAGCACGGTGGACGGGCTGCTCACGGCATCCCTCGCCCCGGGAGACTGA
- a CDS encoding sulfotransferase, protein MGNERPVFVVGCPRSGTTMLQLMLHAHPRIAIPPETRFLLRAYADRARYGDLADPANRRRLAEWITTGKTSFADLGLDPAATVEEIAAAAPTLGSALGTVFQAYARRFGKARWGDKRPAYLNNLDVVRRLFPDAQIVNIVRDGRDCIASIRETPWYDKDVCHAISDWARAMDSSARARRILPADSYHELRYEELVAEPEQVLRQLCAFLGEPYDPAMAEPARVAEVAVPSRKSWHRLTREPVTSQRVGSWRERLQPWEIALCEAVAGRHLAAQGYQLSVGIPSVWHGPALAHRLHYPLRDAPRWTLPTRRLATELRERFAEPESLAYQAPGAAPVLSR, encoded by the coding sequence ATGGGCAACGAGCGGCCGGTCTTCGTCGTGGGCTGTCCCCGCTCCGGGACCACGATGCTGCAGCTCATGCTGCACGCCCACCCCCGGATCGCGATTCCGCCGGAGACGCGCTTCCTGCTGCGCGCGTACGCCGACCGGGCGCGGTACGGCGACCTCGCCGACCCCGCCAACCGCCGCCGCCTCGCCGAGTGGATCACCACCGGCAAGACCTCCTTCGCCGACCTCGGCCTGGACCCCGCCGCGACGGTCGAGGAGATCGCCGCCGCCGCGCCGACCCTGGGCAGCGCCCTGGGCACGGTCTTCCAGGCGTACGCCCGGCGGTTCGGCAAGGCCCGGTGGGGGGACAAGCGGCCCGCGTACCTCAACAACCTGGACGTGGTGCGGCGGCTGTTCCCGGACGCGCAGATCGTCAACATCGTGCGCGACGGCCGCGACTGCATCGCCTCGATCCGCGAGACCCCCTGGTACGACAAGGACGTCTGCCACGCGATCTCCGACTGGGCGCGGGCGATGGACAGTTCGGCCCGTGCCCGGCGCATCCTGCCCGCCGACTCCTATCACGAGCTGCGCTACGAGGAGCTGGTGGCCGAGCCGGAGCAGGTGCTGCGGCAGCTGTGCGCGTTCCTCGGCGAGCCGTACGACCCGGCGATGGCCGAGCCCGCCCGCGTCGCGGAGGTGGCCGTGCCCAGCCGCAAGAGCTGGCACCGGCTCACCCGGGAACCGGTGACCAGCCAGCGGGTCGGCAGCTGGCGGGAGCGGCTCCAGCCGTGGGAGATCGCGCTGTGCGAGGCGGTGGCGGGCAGGCATCTGGCCGCGCAGGGCTACCAGCTGTCGGTGGGCATCCCGTCGGTGTGGCACGGGCCGGCCCTGGCGCACCGGCTGCACTATCCGCTGCGGGACGCGCCACGGTGGACGCTGCCCACCCGACGACTCGCCACTGAGCTGCGTGAACGTTTCGCCGAGCCGGAGTCGTTGGCCTATCAGGCGCCGGGAGCCGCGCCGGTCCTTTCCCGATGA
- a CDS encoding carbohydrate ABC transporter permease gives MSLFTKSRRSERAAWEEPPTLVGRLLKGAVLSAVVLAVLIPMWSVLVTSFASKKAIADAGGMVFWPRDFDVSAYVLIFTRGEVSGAVWRSTLVTLVGTALSLGCTVLAAYGLSRPGSLWHRPLLLFFLITFLVGPGLIPSYLLVTSLGLKDSHWALILPAAVNAFNLVVVRQFFMGIPAELLDSARIDGAGEWAILGRIVLPLSKAVVAVVGLFYAVGYWNMYFNAVLYLNNSEDHVAQQVLQAYILAGQSPAGIGSPPAIGFNAPPSLAVKMAVVIVVLIPIVIVYPFIQRHFTKGVIAGAIKG, from the coding sequence ATGAGCCTGTTCACCAAGTCGCGCCGCTCCGAGCGCGCCGCCTGGGAGGAGCCCCCGACGCTGGTCGGCCGGCTGCTCAAGGGTGCGGTGCTCAGCGCGGTCGTGCTGGCCGTGCTCATTCCGATGTGGTCGGTGCTGGTCACCAGCTTCGCGTCGAAGAAGGCGATCGCGGACGCGGGCGGGATGGTGTTCTGGCCCCGCGACTTCGACGTCTCGGCGTACGTACTGATCTTCACGCGGGGCGAGGTGTCCGGGGCGGTGTGGCGCAGCACGCTGGTCACCCTGGTCGGCACCGCGCTCAGCCTGGGCTGCACCGTGCTCGCCGCGTACGGCCTGTCCCGGCCGGGCAGCCTGTGGCACCGGCCGCTGCTGCTGTTCTTCCTGATCACGTTCCTGGTCGGGCCGGGCCTGATCCCCAGCTACCTGCTGGTGACCAGCCTCGGGCTGAAGGACTCGCACTGGGCGCTGATCCTGCCCGCCGCGGTCAACGCGTTCAACCTGGTGGTGGTGCGCCAGTTCTTCATGGGCATCCCCGCCGAGCTGCTCGACAGCGCCCGCATCGACGGCGCGGGCGAGTGGGCGATCCTCGGGCGGATCGTGCTGCCGCTGTCCAAGGCGGTCGTCGCCGTGGTGGGCCTGTTCTACGCCGTCGGCTACTGGAACATGTACTTCAACGCGGTGCTGTACCTGAACAACTCTGAGGACCACGTCGCGCAGCAGGTGCTCCAGGCGTACATCCTGGCCGGGCAGAGCCCGGCGGGCATCGGGTCGCCGCCCGCGATCGGGTTCAACGCCCCGCCGAGCCTGGCCGTGAAGATGGCGGTCGTGATCGTGGTGCTGATCCCGATCGTGATCGTGTACCCGTTCATCCAGCGCCACTTCACCAAGGGCGTCATCGCCGGAGCGATCAAGGGCTGA
- a CDS encoding ROK family transcriptional regulator translates to MQRGPQPADFADVRATNLAVVLRYVRGNAPCSRAEIAAATGLNKATVSSLVADLIERRLLRETGLTEHRIGRPATMLMLDGSPYAAIGIEVNADYLTAVAIDLGGTQVLSWRRSFPGLAASPAQAATAIAALGRRAVNRVVKDGRRVLGLTVGVPGLVDADGVVTLARNLGWRDVNLRGALTRALGDPDFPVRVDNDANLAVLAESRYGAHAGTGNLVYLTGEVGIGAGIIADGRLLRGHRGFPGEIGHISLDPNGPACPCGRRGCLEAVAGIAAIVSRVIPEATSDGELTDLQPEIDEVVRRARANDPAALAALTEVGHGLGQGVSMIADLLDPEVIVLGGYFVPLAPWLLPAVEAELASRRIAPDLGSPQVTASILDHGAAATGGAATVLDHVDEGHLPTP, encoded by the coding sequence ATGCAGCGGGGGCCGCAGCCGGCGGACTTCGCCGACGTGAGGGCCACCAACCTCGCCGTCGTGCTGCGCTACGTGCGTGGCAACGCGCCCTGCTCCCGTGCGGAGATAGCCGCTGCCACCGGCTTGAACAAGGCCACGGTGTCCAGCCTCGTCGCCGACCTGATCGAGCGGCGGCTGCTGCGGGAGACGGGCCTGACCGAGCACCGCATCGGCCGCCCGGCCACCATGCTGATGCTCGACGGCTCACCATACGCCGCGATCGGCATCGAGGTGAATGCCGACTATCTGACCGCCGTCGCCATCGACCTCGGCGGCACCCAGGTGCTCTCCTGGCGCCGGTCCTTCCCCGGCCTGGCCGCGAGCCCCGCCCAGGCCGCCACCGCCATCGCCGCGCTGGGCCGCCGCGCCGTCAACCGCGTGGTCAAGGACGGCCGCCGCGTGCTCGGGCTGACCGTCGGCGTGCCCGGCCTGGTCGACGCCGACGGCGTCGTCACCCTCGCCCGCAACCTGGGCTGGCGCGACGTCAACCTGCGCGGGGCGCTCACCCGGGCCCTCGGCGACCCCGACTTCCCGGTCCGCGTCGACAACGACGCCAACCTCGCCGTGCTGGCCGAATCGCGGTACGGCGCCCACGCCGGCACCGGCAACCTCGTCTACCTCACCGGCGAGGTCGGCATCGGCGCCGGGATCATCGCCGACGGCCGCCTGCTGCGGGGGCACCGCGGCTTCCCCGGCGAGATCGGGCACATCAGCCTCGACCCCAACGGCCCCGCCTGCCCGTGCGGGCGCCGCGGCTGCCTGGAGGCGGTCGCCGGGATCGCGGCCATCGTGTCCCGGGTCATCCCCGAGGCGACCAGCGACGGCGAGCTCACCGACCTCCAGCCCGAGATCGACGAGGTGGTGCGGCGGGCCCGCGCCAACGACCCGGCCGCGCTGGCGGCCCTCACCGAGGTCGGCCACGGCCTGGGCCAGGGCGTGTCGATGATCGCCGACCTGCTCGACCCCGAGGTGATCGTCCTCGGCGGCTACTTCGTCCCGCTCGCCCCGTGGCTCCTGCCCGCCGTCGAAGCCGAGCTCGCCTCCCGCCGGATCGCCCCCGACCTGGGCAGCCCCCAGGTCACGGCCTCCATCCTCGACCACGGCGCAGCCGCCACCGGCGGCGCCGCCACCGTCCTCGACCACGTCGACGAAGGCCACCTCCCCACCCCCTGA
- a CDS encoding alpha/beta fold hydrolase — translation MQTFTSYDGTSIAYRVWEAAGDAPTVVLHHGFASSATGNWVVTGVVDALTAAGRRVVAVDARGHGDSQKHHDPAYYGENAMARDLAALFDLLGLDRVDLVGYSMGGVVALVTAAADPRVRRLVVGGIGASAAEQGGVDRDALPGAALIEALLTDDPGTVTDERALGFRMFAEATGADRRSLAAQARASRHTPIGMDRIGVPALVLAGADDWLATRPHVLSSALPDGRCKVLAGDHLTVVRNPEFAAAIVSFLAG, via the coding sequence ATGCAGACCTTCACCTCGTACGACGGCACGTCCATCGCCTATCGCGTCTGGGAGGCGGCCGGCGACGCGCCGACCGTCGTCCTGCACCACGGCTTCGCCTCCTCGGCGACGGGCAACTGGGTGGTGACCGGGGTCGTGGACGCGCTCACCGCCGCCGGGCGCCGGGTGGTCGCCGTCGACGCGCGCGGGCACGGCGACTCGCAGAAGCACCACGACCCGGCGTACTACGGCGAGAACGCCATGGCGCGCGACCTGGCCGCCCTGTTCGACCTGCTCGGGCTGGACCGGGTGGACCTGGTCGGCTACTCGATGGGCGGGGTCGTCGCGCTGGTCACGGCGGCGGCCGACCCGCGCGTACGCCGCCTGGTCGTCGGCGGGATCGGCGCCAGCGCCGCCGAGCAGGGCGGGGTGGACCGCGACGCGCTGCCCGGCGCGGCGCTGATCGAGGCGCTGCTGACCGACGACCCCGGCACCGTCACCGACGAGCGGGCGCTGGGGTTCCGGATGTTCGCCGAGGCGACCGGGGCCGACCGGCGCAGCCTGGCGGCGCAGGCGCGCGCGAGTCGCCATACCCCCATCGGGATGGACCGGATCGGGGTGCCGGCGCTGGTGCTGGCCGGGGCGGACGACTGGCTGGCGACGCGGCCGCACGTGCTGTCGTCGGCGCTGCCCGACGGCCGGTGCAAGGTGCTGGCCGGGGACCACCTGACGGTGGTGCGCAACCCGGAGTTCGCCGCCGCGATCGTGTCGTTCCTCGCCGGCTGA